A genomic region of Bombus fervidus isolate BK054 chromosome 17, iyBomFerv1, whole genome shotgun sequence contains the following coding sequences:
- the LOC139996269 gene encoding uncharacterized protein, with the protein MTCVSCSNTCMGCVRAIALHAENPIVISCLEAYVTTPQGYISKGGFFCERTLHLEGVFSGIAVNDRISGNIGGLFEMLRYGNKANLLYVFSSLDNLSRVGSPTMSATVAGNQQQQHPHQEWDINDSNVPKVVEYDSWCEWADGHVRRVYGPDCEEARRHASGWAMRNTNNHNVSILKKSCLGVLICSQECILPGGGRVHLRPAICDKARKKQQGKPCPNRQCTGRLEILSCRGHCGYPVTHFWRHTEHAIFFQAKGQHDHPRPEAKSTSEARRSVGAGRRVRGLAVLLANEAALGTKLMSLRGTKRPHSETMEQKLAQPPPLIPDKGYSCSCPPFECMCGLQTNASAYQQSHHHQTTMYPQQTASNDTPYWLQNTVPTQENALGYNLPNQIPQEASYSDFTPFGGELLQPEEIFHLDRPLRPEFNMNSQEVARSPPTLLDLGSGIIKYELKQHQDQPYWNQFLSEDSSSSHLSMPQDDRLQFPGFETDKDSNGFCAKRPVNHFISNKEMNQNHHVNNPPNFQEYQRLHNHKNFVDGTVKNDQESNYWTQNQQENRLDYPGFDPQKEEDLLPSRRNLNCFPKENCQPVLMDRGNYNVYPKKENGMVDPVRPDHSPMQNKYYNIYNHMFEQSDAKTLLTNQSISRINQNANRMVLDERLQDNYVRETNPDSTERLFPDSNGIEATMPTQNSPEPFFYASNDRCPYTCEIVDTRLPQMTMNPTVTQSSINNYGDVSELDLPPFVDYTLVGMLCPTEEDTSNLLPGCPQNSQSYVPHH; encoded by the exons atgacctgtgtgtcctgttcaaatacCTGTATGGGCTGTGTAAGG GCTATTGCACTCCACGCAGAAAATCCCATCGTCATAAGTTGCCTGGAAGCATATGTCACAACACCCCAGGGATATATCTCGAAGGGTGGTTTTTTCTGCGAGCGAACCCTTCATTTAGAGGGCGTGTTTTCTGGG attgcGGTTAATGATCGTATTTCGGGAAACATCGGTGGATTATTCGAGATGTTACGATACGGGAACAAAGCGAATCTTTTGTACGTGTTTTCGTCCCTCGATAATCT GAGTCGCGTTGGATCGCCGACGATGTCAGCGACTGTTGCCGGTAACCAGCAGCAACAACATCCTCATCAAGAGTGGGACATCAATGATTCAAATGTACCAAAg GTAGTAGAATACGATTCCTGGTGCGAATGGGCTGATGGTCACGTAAGAAGGGTGTACGGACCTGACTGTGAAGAAGCGAGAAGACACGCATCAGGATGGGCTATGCGCAATACGAACAATCACAATGTGAGCATCTTGAAAAAATCCTGTCTTGGTGTTTTGATCTGCTCGCAAGAATGCATACTACCTGGTGGTGGAAGGGTTCACCTTCGACCGGCGATTTGTGACAAG gCGAGAAAAAAGCAACAAGGAAAGCCATGCCCGAACAGACAATGCACGGGTCGGTTAGAGATACTTTCGTGTCGTGGCCATTGCGGTTATCCAGTGACGCATTTCTGGCGGCATACCGAGCACGCGATATTTTTTCAAGCCAAAGGACAACACGACCATCCACGACCGGAAGCGAAATCCACGTCCGAAGCGAGGCGAAGCGTAGGTGCTGGCAGAAGGGTGCGCGGATTGGCGGTTCTTCTGGCGAACGAGGCTGCGTTAGGAACTAAA CTAATGTCACTACGGGGTACGAAAAGACCACACTCGGAAACTATGGAACAAAAGCTGGCACAGCCTCCGCCACTGATACCGGATAAAG GATATTCCTGTTCTTGTCCTCCATTTGAATGCATGTGTGGTCTACAAACCAACGCCTCGGCTTATCAACAGTCTCATCATCATCAGACAACTATGTATCCTCAACAAACAGCCTCGAACGATACCCCCTACTGGCTCCAAAACACTGTGCCAACCCAAGAGAACGCTCTCGGGTACAATCTTCCCAATCAGATACCCCAAGAAGCCAGTTACTCTGACTTCACCCCGTTTGGCGGAGAACTGCTTCAACCGGAAGAGATCTTCCATTTGGATCGGCCCCTAAGACCAGAATTCAACATGAATTCTCAAGAAGTAGCCAGATCACCACCCACTTTACTAGATCTTGGAAGTGGTATCATTAAATACGAGTTGAAACAGCATCAGGATCAACCTTATTGGAATCAGTTTCTCAGCGAAGATTCCAGCAGTAGTCATTTGAGCATGCCTCAAGACGACAGACTTCAATTTCCTGGTTTTGAGACGGATAAAGACTCCAATGGTTTCTGCGCCAAGAGACCCGTAAACCATTTCATCTCTAACAAGGAAATGAATCAGAATCATCATGTGAATAATCCACCAAACTTCCAAGAATATCAACGACTACATAATCACAAGAATTTCGTGGATGGGACGGTGAAGAACGATCAAGAGAGCAATTATTGGACTCAAAATCAACAGGAAAACCGCCTCGATTATCCTGGCTTCGATCCTCAAAAAGAAGAGGATTTGTTACCTTCTAGAAGAAACCTCAACTGTTTCCCCAAAGAAAATTGTCAACCAGTACTAATGGACAGGGGgaattataacgtttacccaaaaaaggaaaatgggATGGTTGATCCCGTTCGTCCTGATCACAGCCCCATGCAaaataagtattataatatttataatcatatGTTCGAGCAATCAGATGCAAAAACTTTATTAACAAATCAAAGTATAAGTCGAATAAATCAAAACGCGAATAGAATGGTACTCGATGAAAGATTGCAAGACAACTACGTTCGTGAGACGAATCCAGATTCGACTGAAAGATTGTTCCCGGATTCCAATGGTATTGAGGCAACTATGCCAACGCAAAACAGTCCAGAACCGTTTTTTTATGCCAGTAATGATCGATGCCCTTACACTTGCGAAATAGTTGACACGCGGCTACCTCAAATGACCATGAATCCCACAGTTACGCAATCGAGTATAAATAACTATGGTGATGTTAGTGAATTAGATTTGCCTCCCTTCGTCGATTACACGCTCGTAGGAATGTTGTGCCCTACGGAGGAAGACACGTCGAACTTACTACCTGGCTGCCCCCAGAACTCACAGAGCTACGTTCCCCATCATTAG